The following proteins are encoded in a genomic region of Saccharopolyspora antimicrobica:
- a CDS encoding YbjN domain-containing protein codes for MSLDEVIKSTLDENGLEHRQEGRGRFFVTLPGTKKLQTNCWLVVAEHALVVEAFVCRQPDEAHAEVYRFLLRRNAKLYGVHYTLDAAGDIYLVGRIGLHAVTAEELDRVLGQVLEAADGDFNALLELGFATSIRREWGWRESRGESLANLQPFRALVERDGPLEPGPDQQ; via the coding sequence GTGAGCCTCGACGAGGTGATCAAGTCCACTTTGGACGAGAACGGGCTGGAGCACCGGCAGGAGGGGCGGGGCCGGTTCTTCGTCACGCTGCCCGGCACCAAGAAGCTGCAGACCAACTGCTGGCTGGTGGTGGCCGAGCACGCGCTGGTCGTCGAGGCCTTCGTGTGCAGGCAGCCCGACGAGGCGCACGCCGAGGTGTACCGGTTCCTGCTGCGCCGCAACGCAAAGCTCTACGGCGTGCACTACACGCTCGACGCCGCGGGCGACATCTACCTGGTCGGCCGGATCGGCCTGCACGCGGTGACCGCCGAGGAGCTGGACCGGGTGCTCGGCCAGGTGCTGGAAGCCGCCGACGGCGACTTCAACGCGCTGCTGGAACTCGGGTTCGCCACCTCCATCCGCCGGGAGTGGGGCTGGCGCGAGTCGCGCGGCGAGTCGCTGGCGAACCTGCAGCCGTTCCGCGCGCTCGTGGAGCGCGACGGCCCGCTCGAACCCGGGCCCGACCAGCAGTAG
- a CDS encoding DUF4349 domain-containing protein — protein sequence MRLRWSLLAVVLAGLVAGCSSSVESGSSARELAPQRSSDYSAAQQDFSKEQQDFSTDQQREVIRTAELDVEVDDVAGASAEVRRRAEAVGGYLEQETGYRSSNTMTLRIPAAELDRALGELSALGRVTSRSQQAEDVTDQLVDTRSRIDSQQASVQRLRELMARAETVTDIVSIESELTSRETELESLQRREAAMSSQVQLATVTVRLESQPVVADEDTGFLAGLSAGWRALTATGAVILTTLGAVLPFAAALVVPAFGLHLWLRRRKALKKSL from the coding sequence GTGCGATTACGTTGGTCCCTGCTGGCCGTGGTCCTGGCCGGGTTGGTCGCGGGGTGTTCCTCGTCGGTGGAATCCGGTAGCAGCGCGCGCGAACTGGCGCCGCAGCGCAGCTCCGACTACTCGGCAGCGCAGCAGGACTTCTCGAAGGAGCAGCAGGACTTCTCGACCGACCAGCAGCGCGAGGTGATCCGCACCGCGGAGCTGGACGTCGAGGTGGACGACGTCGCCGGCGCGAGCGCGGAGGTGCGCCGCCGGGCCGAGGCGGTCGGCGGCTACCTGGAGCAGGAGACCGGTTACCGGTCGAGCAACACGATGACCCTCCGGATCCCGGCCGCGGAGCTGGACCGGGCGCTGGGCGAGCTGTCCGCGCTGGGGCGCGTGACCTCGCGCAGCCAGCAGGCCGAGGACGTCACCGACCAGCTCGTGGACACCCGCAGCCGGATCGACTCCCAGCAGGCCAGCGTGCAGCGCCTCCGCGAGCTGATGGCCAGGGCGGAGACGGTCACCGACATCGTCTCGATCGAGTCGGAGCTGACCTCGCGCGAAACGGAGCTGGAATCGCTCCAGCGCCGGGAAGCGGCGATGTCCTCGCAGGTGCAGCTGGCGACGGTCACGGTCCGCCTGGAGAGCCAGCCGGTGGTGGCCGATGAGGACACGGGCTTCCTGGCGGGTCTCAGCGCGGGCTGGCGGGCGCTCACCGCGACCGGCGCGGTCATCCTCACGACGCTGGGCGCTGTTCTCCCCTTCGCGGCGGCCCTGGTGGTCCCGGCGTTCGGCCTCCACCTCTGGCTGCGCCGTCGGAAGGCGCTCAAGAAGTCGCTCTGA
- a CDS encoding phosphoglyceromutase: MTSTLVLLRHGESTWNAENLFTGWVDVPLSEKGEAEAERGGELLREAGALPDVLHTSLLRRAISTANMALDVADRHWIPVRRDWRLNERHYGALQGKNKKQTLETYGEEQFMLWRRSYDTPPPEIELGSEFSQDADPRYADLGADLPRTECLKDVVVRLLPYWESAIVPDLRAGRTVLVAAHGNSLRALVKHLDGISDDAIAGLNIPTGIPLRYDLDENFKPVNPGGTYLDPEAAEKAAAAVANQGR; encoded by the coding sequence ATGACTTCGACCCTGGTGCTGCTGCGGCACGGCGAGAGCACGTGGAACGCCGAGAACCTGTTCACCGGCTGGGTGGACGTCCCGCTGTCCGAGAAGGGGGAGGCGGAGGCCGAGCGCGGCGGTGAGCTCCTGCGCGAGGCCGGTGCGCTGCCGGACGTGCTGCACACCTCGCTGCTGCGGCGGGCGATCTCCACGGCGAACATGGCGCTGGACGTGGCCGACCGGCACTGGATCCCGGTGCGCCGCGACTGGCGGCTCAACGAGCGCCACTACGGCGCGCTGCAGGGCAAGAACAAGAAGCAGACCCTGGAGACCTACGGCGAGGAGCAGTTCATGCTCTGGCGCCGCTCCTACGACACGCCGCCGCCGGAGATCGAGCTCGGCAGCGAGTTCAGCCAGGACGCCGACCCGCGCTACGCCGACCTCGGCGCGGACCTGCCGCGCACCGAGTGCCTGAAGGACGTGGTGGTCCGGCTGCTGCCGTACTGGGAGTCGGCGATCGTGCCGGACCTGCGGGCCGGCCGCACCGTGCTGGTCGCCGCGCACGGCAACTCGCTGCGCGCGCTGGTCAAGCACCTCGACGGCATCTCCGACGACGCCATCGCGGGCCTGAACATCCCCACCGGCATCCCGCTGCGCTACGACCTGGACGAGAACTTCAAGCCGGTCAACCCGGGCGGCACCTACCTCGACCCGGAGGCGGCGGAGAAGGCCGCGGCCGCGGTCGCCAACCAGGGCCGCTGA
- a CDS encoding sensor histidine kinase, which produces MTALGYTALIIAVLLVGAAGGFVIARLRFYGRGKPEGPTVAELLQRLVHTSASGVVLLNKFGDVVLHNPRADELGVIRDHRADARARKAAEQALATGEAVPVDLSPLTERPAMRGRGPAAVLGEVRPLGDGFAVVDAADESDSVRLEATRRDFVANVSHELKTPVGALALLAEAVLDAADDAEEVRRFSTKILHESTRLGTLVSELIALSRLQGAEALPEMTTINVDDVVEEALGRCRLGAESAGIEIAVDEPTGHLLDGDRTLLVTALSNLIDNAVSYSPPGSPVSISRRLSGDFVEVAVTDRGIGIEPEYHERVFERFFRVDPARSRATGGTGLGLAIVKHVAANHGGEVKLWSRTGTGSTFTLRVPRHGARTTDGQPVVDAVATKDRPGGVIRSGNEGADGVAAVETGGVR; this is translated from the coding sequence GTGACCGCATTGGGCTACACCGCCCTGATCATCGCCGTGCTCCTGGTGGGTGCGGCCGGTGGCTTCGTCATCGCGAGACTCCGGTTCTACGGCCGCGGCAAACCCGAGGGCCCGACCGTCGCGGAGCTGCTCCAGCGGCTGGTGCACACGAGTGCCAGCGGCGTCGTCCTGCTCAACAAGTTCGGCGACGTGGTGCTGCACAACCCCCGGGCCGACGAGCTCGGCGTCATCCGGGACCACCGGGCCGACGCGCGCGCCCGCAAGGCCGCCGAGCAGGCCCTGGCCACCGGTGAAGCCGTTCCCGTCGACCTCTCCCCGCTGACCGAGCGCCCCGCGATGCGCGGTCGCGGCCCGGCCGCGGTGCTCGGCGAGGTCCGCCCGCTGGGCGACGGTTTCGCCGTCGTCGACGCCGCCGACGAGTCCGACTCGGTGCGCCTGGAGGCCACCCGCCGCGACTTCGTCGCCAACGTCAGCCACGAGTTGAAGACCCCGGTCGGGGCGCTCGCGCTGCTCGCGGAGGCGGTCCTGGACGCCGCCGACGATGCTGAAGAGGTGCGGCGGTTCTCCACCAAGATCCTGCACGAGTCGACCAGGCTGGGGACCCTGGTCTCCGAGCTGATCGCGCTGTCCCGCTTGCAGGGCGCCGAGGCGCTGCCCGAGATGACCACGATCAACGTCGACGACGTGGTCGAGGAGGCGCTGGGCCGCTGCCGGCTCGGCGCGGAGTCCGCGGGCATCGAGATCGCCGTCGACGAGCCCACCGGCCACCTGCTGGACGGGGACCGGACGCTGCTGGTCACCGCGCTGAGCAACCTGATCGACAACGCGGTGTCGTACTCGCCGCCGGGCAGCCCGGTGTCGATCAGCCGCCGCCTGTCCGGGGACTTCGTGGAGGTCGCGGTGACCGACCGCGGCATCGGCATCGAGCCGGAGTACCACGAGCGGGTCTTCGAGCGGTTCTTCCGGGTCGACCCGGCCCGCTCGCGCGCCACCGGTGGCACCGGCCTCGGCCTGGCCATCGTCAAGCACGTGGCCGCCAACCACGGTGGCGAGGTCAAGCTGTGGAGCCGCACCGGCACCGGCTCGACCTTCACGCTTCGGGTGCCCAGGCACGGCGCTCGCACGACCGACGGCCAACCGGTCGTCGACGCGGTGGCAACAAAGGACCGCCCCGGCGGAGTCATCCGTTCCGGGAACGAGGGTGCCGACGGCGTCGCAGCCGTCGAAACGGGAGGAGTCCGGTGA
- a CDS encoding response regulator transcription factor: MTRVLIVEDEESFADPLAFLLRKEGFTAAVAANGPEALDEFDRNGADIVLLDLMLPGMSGTDVCKQLRQRSSVPVIMVTARDSEIDKVVGLELGADDYVTKPYSARELIARVRAVLRRRGEAEELQPQVLAAGPVRMDVERHVVTVDGEDVNLPLKEFDLLEYLLRNVGRVLTRGQLIDRVWGADYVGDTKTLDVHVKRLRSKVEPNPADPRYLITVRGLGYKFEA, encoded by the coding sequence GTGACCAGGGTGCTGATCGTGGAGGACGAGGAGTCCTTCGCCGACCCGCTCGCTTTCCTGCTGCGCAAGGAGGGCTTCACGGCGGCAGTCGCCGCGAACGGTCCGGAGGCGTTGGACGAGTTCGACCGCAACGGCGCGGACATCGTGCTGCTCGACCTGATGCTGCCCGGCATGAGCGGCACCGACGTGTGCAAGCAGCTGCGCCAGCGCTCCTCGGTGCCGGTGATCATGGTGACGGCGCGGGACAGCGAGATCGACAAGGTCGTGGGCCTGGAGCTGGGCGCCGACGACTACGTGACCAAGCCGTACTCGGCGCGCGAGCTGATCGCGCGGGTGCGCGCGGTGCTGCGCCGCCGCGGCGAGGCCGAGGAGCTGCAGCCGCAGGTGCTGGCCGCCGGGCCGGTGCGGATGGACGTGGAGCGGCACGTGGTGACCGTCGACGGCGAGGACGTCAACCTGCCGTTGAAGGAGTTCGACCTGCTGGAGTACCTGCTGCGCAACGTCGGCCGGGTGCTCACCCGCGGTCAGCTGATCGACCGGGTGTGGGGCGCCGACTACGTCGGCGACACCAAGACGCTGGACGTGCACGTCAAGCGGCTGCGCTCGAAGGTCGAGCCGAACCCGGCCGATCCGCGCTACCTGATCACGGTGCGTGGCCTGGGCTACAAGTTCGAAGCGTGA
- a CDS encoding Ppx/GppA phosphatase family protein: MRLGVLDVGSNTVHLLVVDAHRGAHPTPMTSEKTVLRLAERIGAHGGRLSEDDAAELIRTVAAAQDSAVAAGCEELMAFATSAIRDAVNAAEVLDRVEAETGIALEVLPGEDEARFTFLAARRWYGWSAGNLLMLDIGGGSLEMAMGIDEQPDLAVSLPLGAGRMARTMLHDPPGQDEVKKLREWLQGQLAPTAKRFRKLGKPDRAVASSKTFRSLARLTGAAPASAGPRAPRTLTETGLRQLIAFISRMSSPDLAALDGVSAARAHQLVGGALVAEATMKALGVKELDICPWALREGVILRRLDHTNGDSHTAIQDRAALRLAGPDEDGTGRRTEHGARWER, encoded by the coding sequence ATGCGCCTAGGGGTGCTCGACGTCGGATCCAACACGGTCCACCTGCTGGTGGTGGACGCGCATCGTGGTGCCCATCCGACCCCGATGACATCGGAGAAGACCGTGCTGCGGCTCGCCGAGCGGATCGGTGCGCACGGCGGTCGTCTCAGCGAGGACGACGCGGCCGAGCTGATCCGCACGGTCGCCGCTGCCCAGGATTCGGCGGTCGCGGCCGGGTGCGAGGAGCTGATGGCCTTCGCGACCTCGGCGATCCGCGACGCGGTCAACGCCGCCGAAGTGCTCGACCGGGTCGAAGCCGAGACCGGCATAGCGCTGGAGGTGCTGCCCGGCGAGGACGAGGCCCGGTTCACCTTCCTCGCCGCGCGCCGCTGGTACGGCTGGTCGGCGGGCAACCTGCTGATGCTCGACATCGGCGGCGGCTCGCTGGAGATGGCGATGGGCATCGACGAGCAGCCCGACCTCGCGGTGTCGCTGCCGCTGGGCGCCGGGCGGATGGCCCGCACGATGCTGCACGACCCGCCCGGTCAGGACGAGGTCAAGAAGCTCCGCGAATGGCTCCAGGGACAGCTCGCGCCCACCGCCAAGCGGTTCCGCAAGCTCGGCAAGCCGGATCGCGCGGTGGCCAGCTCCAAGACGTTCCGGTCGCTGGCCAGGCTGACCGGCGCCGCACCGGCCTCGGCCGGGCCCCGGGCGCCGCGCACGCTCACCGAGACCGGCCTGCGCCAGCTGATCGCGTTCATCTCCCGCATGTCCTCGCCGGACCTGGCCGCCCTCGACGGGGTCAGCGCCGCGCGGGCGCACCAGCTCGTCGGCGGTGCGCTGGTGGCGGAGGCCACCATGAAGGCGCTCGGGGTGAAGGAACTCGACATCTGCCCGTGGGCGTTGCGTGAAGGGGTGATCCTGCGGCGGCTGGACCACACCAACGGAGACAGTCACACTGCCATCCAGGACCGAGCGGCGTTGCGGCTCGCCGGGCCTGATGAGGACGGAACTGGACGCCGGACGGAGCACGGGGCACGGTGGGAGCGATGA
- a CDS encoding sugar phosphate isomerase/epimerase family protein gives MTVQPPPREDAPGHIPVGLSSASVWPQPARAAFEMAADLGFDGVEVMVWADAVSQDASALHRLSEQHGVPILAVHAPCLLITQRVWSPEPEERLRKAVVVASELGASTVVVHPPFRWQRRYADGFGELVAELEETSGIAVAVENMFPLRPPSTLNRLRGGKSSGLSAFKPSPDPTEVGFRNYTFDLSHAAAAHVDAIDLLKRMAGGLAHVHLADGTGAPRDEHLLPGQGNQPCAEVCEALAADGYHGSVVLEVNTRKARNPQQRSALLAEALQFARTHLELPAPA, from the coding sequence ATGACAGTGCAACCGCCACCGCGCGAGGACGCCCCGGGACACATCCCGGTCGGGCTGTCCAGCGCCTCGGTGTGGCCGCAGCCGGCCCGGGCGGCGTTCGAGATGGCCGCCGACCTCGGTTTCGACGGGGTCGAGGTGATGGTCTGGGCGGACGCGGTCAGCCAGGACGCGTCCGCGCTGCACCGGCTCTCCGAGCAGCACGGGGTGCCGATCCTGGCCGTCCACGCGCCCTGCCTGCTGATCACCCAGCGGGTCTGGTCGCCGGAGCCGGAGGAGCGGCTGCGCAAGGCCGTGGTGGTGGCCAGCGAGCTCGGTGCGTCCACAGTGGTCGTGCACCCGCCGTTCCGCTGGCAGCGCCGCTACGCGGACGGGTTCGGCGAGCTGGTCGCGGAGCTGGAGGAGACCAGCGGGATCGCGGTCGCGGTGGAGAACATGTTCCCGCTGCGCCCGCCGAGCACGCTGAACCGGCTGCGCGGCGGCAAGTCCAGCGGGCTCTCGGCGTTCAAGCCCTCGCCGGACCCGACCGAGGTGGGCTTCCGCAACTACACGTTCGACCTCTCGCACGCCGCCGCCGCGCACGTGGACGCCATCGACCTGCTCAAGCGCATGGCGGGCGGGCTCGCGCACGTGCACCTGGCGGACGGGACGGGCGCGCCGCGCGACGAGCACCTGCTGCCGGGACAGGGCAACCAGCCCTGCGCCGAGGTCTGCGAAGCGCTCGCGGCCGACGGCTACCACGGCTCGGTGGTCCTCGAGGTCAACACCCGCAAGGCCCGCAATCCCCAGCAGCGCTCGGCATTGCTGGCCGAGGCCCTCCAGTTCGCCCGAACTCACCTCGAACTCCCGGCTCCGGCGTGA
- a CDS encoding acyl-CoA thioesterase gives MTEALDPFATATSVRPLGDGSYVANLHPEWAVGDRPHGGYLLALLTKALGDTTGLAPLAVSAQYLRPPRVGPVLIRTEVLKAGKTVTAARAVLEQSGQACVDATVTLGKSPEGEPVWADLPDMPVNPPSSAIDLGTGEARKYFSLAQVCDMRLDADTAEFLDGRTGPPRLRMWVKPREAQPDLLFGLVAGDLTVPVTLNLARFGWTPTVQLTALLRTAPANGWLRLAVDCRAVQGQWFDEDVTVVDSVGRLVCQARQLAIAP, from the coding sequence GTGACCGAGGCCCTGGACCCCTTCGCGACGGCCACCTCGGTGCGCCCTCTCGGCGACGGCAGCTACGTCGCCAACCTGCATCCGGAATGGGCCGTGGGCGACCGCCCGCACGGCGGTTACCTGCTTGCGCTGCTGACCAAGGCGCTGGGCGACACCACCGGGCTCGCGCCGCTGGCGGTCAGCGCGCAGTACCTGCGCCCGCCCAGGGTGGGGCCGGTGCTGATCCGCACCGAGGTGCTCAAAGCGGGCAAGACGGTCACCGCGGCCAGAGCCGTGCTCGAGCAGAGCGGGCAGGCCTGCGTCGACGCCACGGTCACCCTGGGCAAGAGCCCGGAGGGCGAGCCGGTCTGGGCGGACCTGCCCGACATGCCGGTGAACCCGCCGTCCAGCGCGATCGACCTCGGGACCGGCGAAGCGCGGAAGTACTTCTCGCTGGCGCAGGTCTGCGACATGCGGCTGGACGCCGACACCGCGGAGTTCCTCGACGGCCGCACCGGGCCGCCCCGCCTGCGGATGTGGGTCAAGCCGCGGGAAGCGCAGCCGGACCTGCTGTTCGGCCTGGTCGCGGGCGACCTGACGGTGCCGGTCACGCTGAACCTGGCCCGCTTCGGCTGGACCCCGACGGTGCAGCTGACGGCTCTGCTCCGCACGGCCCCGGCCAACGGCTGGCTGCGCCTGGCGGTGGACTGCCGAGCCGTCCAGGGCCAGTGGTTCGACGAGGACGTGACGGTGGTGGACTCGGTGGGCCGCCTGGTCTGCCAAGCCCGCCAGCTCGCCATCGCCCCGTAG
- a CDS encoding long-chain fatty acid--CoA ligase gives MFSTMQDGSLTIARILEQGSGPHGASAQVITWTGEGSRRRTYADVGRRAAQLAHALRGLGVTGDQRVGTFMWNNAEHLEVYLAVPAMGAVLHTLNIRLFPEQLVYVANHAEDEVVVVDTTLLPLFGKLLPELKTVRHVVVAGGGAAGLEAPQGVQVHDYEELLSGQPVEFDWPELDERSAAAMCYTSGTTANPKGVVYSHRSIYLHSMQVCMTDGMALSQADRALAIVPMFHAMSWGLPYAAFMVGASIVMPDRFLQPEPLAKMTAVERPTMAAAVPTIWQGVLQYLSANPHDVSSLSEVVVGGAACPLSLMKTFEEEYGITVLHAWGMTETSPLGSVSRAPAGTTGEEVWRYRASQGRLPAGVQARLIGDDDQVLPWDGESVGELEVRGPWIAASYYGDDDPEKFHDGWLRTGDVGHISPDGFLQLTDRAKDVIKSGGEWISSVDLENKVMGHPAVAEAMVIGVPDEKWSERPLVAVVLRDGQQVDAAELRDFLADSVAKWQLPEYWTFIDEAPKTSVGKFDKKRLRKQHADGGLDVTRLD, from the coding sequence ATGTTCAGCACGATGCAGGACGGATCCCTGACGATCGCCCGGATACTCGAGCAGGGCAGCGGCCCGCACGGCGCGTCGGCCCAGGTCATCACCTGGACCGGCGAGGGTTCGCGGCGCCGCACCTACGCCGACGTGGGCCGCCGGGCGGCGCAGCTGGCGCACGCGCTGCGCGGCCTCGGCGTCACCGGCGACCAGCGCGTCGGCACGTTCATGTGGAACAACGCCGAGCACCTGGAGGTCTACCTCGCGGTGCCGGCGATGGGCGCCGTGCTGCACACGCTGAACATCCGGCTGTTCCCGGAGCAGCTCGTGTACGTGGCCAACCACGCCGAGGACGAGGTGGTGGTGGTCGACACGACGCTGCTGCCGCTGTTCGGCAAGCTGCTCCCGGAGCTCAAGACGGTGCGGCACGTGGTCGTCGCGGGCGGCGGCGCGGCCGGGCTGGAGGCGCCGCAGGGCGTCCAGGTGCACGACTACGAGGAGCTGCTGTCCGGGCAGCCGGTGGAGTTCGATTGGCCCGAGCTGGACGAGCGATCGGCCGCGGCGATGTGCTACACCTCCGGCACCACGGCCAACCCGAAGGGCGTCGTCTACTCGCACCGCTCGATCTACCTGCACTCGATGCAGGTGTGCATGACCGACGGGATGGCGCTGTCGCAGGCGGATCGCGCGCTGGCGATCGTGCCGATGTTCCACGCGATGTCCTGGGGCCTGCCGTACGCGGCGTTCATGGTGGGTGCCTCGATCGTCATGCCGGACCGGTTCCTGCAGCCCGAGCCGCTGGCGAAGATGACCGCGGTGGAGCGCCCGACGATGGCCGCGGCGGTCCCGACGATCTGGCAGGGCGTGCTGCAGTACCTGTCGGCGAATCCGCACGACGTGTCCTCGCTGAGCGAGGTCGTGGTCGGCGGGGCGGCCTGCCCGCTGTCGCTGATGAAGACCTTCGAGGAGGAGTACGGCATCACGGTGCTGCACGCCTGGGGCATGACCGAGACCTCGCCGCTGGGCAGCGTGTCCCGGGCGCCCGCCGGGACCACCGGTGAGGAGGTCTGGCGGTACCGGGCCAGCCAGGGGCGGTTGCCCGCCGGGGTGCAGGCTCGGCTGATCGGCGACGACGACCAGGTGCTGCCGTGGGACGGCGAGAGCGTCGGCGAGCTGGAGGTCCGCGGCCCGTGGATCGCCGCGTCCTACTACGGCGACGACGATCCGGAGAAGTTCCACGACGGCTGGCTGCGCACCGGAGACGTCGGGCACATCAGCCCGGACGGCTTCCTGCAGCTGACCGACCGTGCCAAGGACGTGATCAAGTCCGGCGGCGAGTGGATCTCGTCGGTGGACCTGGAGAACAAGGTGATGGGTCACCCCGCGGTCGCCGAGGCGATGGTGATCGGGGTGCCGGACGAGAAGTGGTCGGAGCGCCCGCTGGTCGCGGTGGTCCTGCGCGACGGCCAGCAGGTGGACGCGGCGGAGCTGCGCGACTTCCTGGCGGACTCGGTGGCGAAGTGGCAGCTGCCGGAGTACTGGACGTTCATCGACGAGGCGCCGAAGACGAGCGTGGGCAAGTTCGACAAGAAGCGCCTCCGCAAGCAGCACGCGGACGGCGGCCTCGACGTGACCCGCCTGGACTGA
- the proC gene encoding pyrroline-5-carboxylate reductase — MTTIAVLGAGKIGESLLTGLLKAGRAPADLLFTERFATRAAELTKTYGITHVDVATAVQRADVIVVAVKPQDIEPLLDEMAPNLPSGKLVVSLCAGLPTALFERRLPEGTAVVRVMPNTPMLVGEAMSAISGGSRASDADLELVEELLGSVGKVVRVPEGQQDAVTALSGSGPAYFFYLVEAMIDAGILLGIPRATAADLIVQSAVGAAAMLREGGGHPVMLREAVTSPAGTTIAGIRELEKHGVRAALIDAIEAARDRSVELGAAHQDRD, encoded by the coding sequence ATGACGACGATCGCCGTACTCGGAGCCGGAAAGATCGGGGAGTCCCTGCTGACGGGGCTGCTGAAGGCCGGACGGGCGCCGGCGGACCTGCTGTTCACCGAGCGGTTCGCGACGCGCGCGGCCGAGCTGACCAAGACCTACGGCATCACGCACGTGGACGTGGCCACCGCGGTGCAGCGCGCGGACGTCATCGTCGTCGCCGTCAAGCCCCAGGACATCGAGCCGCTGCTCGACGAGATGGCCCCGAACCTGCCGTCCGGCAAGCTCGTGGTCTCGCTGTGCGCGGGCCTGCCCACCGCGCTGTTCGAGCGGCGGCTGCCCGAGGGAACCGCGGTGGTCCGGGTGATGCCGAACACGCCGATGCTGGTCGGCGAGGCCATGAGCGCCATCTCCGGCGGCTCCCGCGCGTCGGACGCCGACCTGGAGCTGGTCGAGGAGCTGCTCGGCAGCGTCGGCAAGGTGGTGCGCGTGCCCGAGGGCCAGCAGGACGCGGTCACCGCGCTGTCCGGCTCCGGCCCGGCGTACTTCTTCTACCTGGTCGAGGCGATGATCGACGCGGGGATCCTGCTGGGCATCCCGCGCGCCACGGCCGCCGATCTCATCGTGCAGTCGGCGGTCGGCGCCGCCGCGATGCTCCGCGAGGGCGGTGGGCACCCGGTGATGCTGCGCGAGGCGGTCACCTCACCGGCCGGGACCACCATCGCGGGCATCCGCGAGCTGGAGAAGCACGGCGTCCGAGCGGCCCTGATCGACGCCATCGAGGCTGCTCGCGACCGGTCCGTGGAGCTCGGAGCCGCCCACCAGGACCGCGACTGA
- a CDS encoding helix-turn-helix domain-containing protein: protein MSANSEPSQQAPPDMGQVRFLTVAEVAKLMRVSKMTVYRLVHAGDLPAARVGRSFRVAEKDVHAYLESAYYNAG, encoded by the coding sequence ATGTCTGCGAACTCCGAACCCAGCCAACAGGCGCCGCCGGACATGGGCCAGGTGCGGTTCCTCACCGTCGCCGAGGTCGCCAAGCTGATGCGGGTGTCGAAGATGACGGTCTACCGGCTCGTCCACGCCGGTGACCTGCCCGCAGCACGCGTGGGCCGGTCGTTCCGGGTGGCGGAGAAGGACGTCCACGCCTACCTGGAGAGCGCCTACTACAACGCGGGCTGA
- a CDS encoding 30S ribosomal protein bS22: MGSVIKKRRKRMSKKKHRKLLRKTRVQRRKLGK, translated from the coding sequence ATGGGCTCGGTCATCAAGAAGCGCCGCAAGCGCATGTCCAAGAAGAAGCACCGCAAGCTGCTCCGCAAGACGCGCGTTCAGCGTCGCAAGTTGGGCAAGTGA
- a CDS encoding NAD-dependent epimerase/dehydratase family protein: MGPNVVLVTGVSRFLGGHLAARLAANPAIGRVLGVDTVQPGRDLLRRMGRTEFVRADIRNPLIGKVIANAGVDTVVHAAVNTHSGPGGRAAVKEMNVIGTMQLLAACQQSPQVRKLVVRSTCAVYGSSSRDPAVFAEDMEPKDLPSSGYAKDAVEIEGYVRGFGRRRPDVDITTLRFSNLIGPRIDAMLTRYFALPVVPTVLGFDARLQLLHSEDALAVLERATLAERPGVFNVAGDGVLMLSQAIRRAGRIALPLPGPAVLPVTQFFRGARLVDFSSEQLRYLNFGRVLDTTRLREQFGFTPRWTTQQAFDDFVSGRGLRPVVDPETVRAAERGAGELVVKLRGSSAARDVES; encoded by the coding sequence ATGGGCCCGAACGTCGTGCTGGTGACCGGGGTCAGCCGCTTCCTGGGCGGGCACCTCGCCGCGCGACTGGCGGCCAATCCCGCGATCGGCCGGGTGCTCGGCGTCGACACCGTGCAGCCCGGTCGCGACCTGCTGCGCCGGATGGGGCGCACCGAGTTCGTCCGCGCCGACATCCGCAACCCGCTGATCGGCAAGGTCATCGCCAACGCCGGTGTCGACACCGTGGTGCACGCGGCGGTCAACACCCACTCCGGGCCCGGCGGCCGCGCCGCGGTCAAGGAGATGAACGTCATCGGCACCATGCAGCTGCTGGCCGCGTGCCAGCAGTCGCCGCAGGTGCGCAAGCTCGTGGTCCGCTCCACCTGCGCCGTGTACGGGTCGAGCTCGCGGGATCCCGCGGTGTTCGCCGAGGACATGGAGCCGAAGGACCTGCCGTCGTCCGGGTACGCCAAGGACGCGGTGGAGATCGAGGGCTACGTGCGCGGCTTCGGCAGGCGCCGCCCCGACGTGGACATCACCACGCTGCGCTTCAGCAACCTGATCGGCCCGCGCATCGACGCGATGCTCACCCGCTACTTCGCGCTGCCGGTGGTGCCGACCGTGCTGGGCTTCGACGCGCGGTTGCAGCTGCTGCACTCCGAGGACGCGCTCGCGGTGCTGGAACGCGCGACGCTGGCCGAGCGCCCCGGGGTCTTCAACGTGGCCGGTGACGGCGTGCTCATGCTGTCCCAGGCGATCCGCCGGGCCGGGCGGATCGCGCTGCCGCTGCCCGGTCCGGCGGTGCTGCCGGTGACGCAGTTCTTTCGCGGCGCGCGGCTCGTCGACTTCTCCTCCGAGCAGCTGCGCTACCTCAACTTCGGCCGGGTGCTGGACACCACCAGGCTCCGCGAGCAGTTCGGGTTCACCCCGCGCTGGACCACGCAGCAGGCGTTCGACGACTTCGTCAGCGGTCGCGGCCTGCGGCCGGTGGTGGATCCCGAGACCGTCCGGGCGGCCGAGCGCGGCGCCGGTGAGCTGGTCGTGAAGCTGCGCGGGTCGTCCGCCGCGCGGGATGTGGAGTCGTGA